The genomic stretch gttgcgtatcttttagagcagagaggagttctgagttcaggtccgctttaagcctcgTAGACGCCTGACTTAAGTGATCTAAAGAGGCTGATAACGCCCTCCTCAGCCTATATGCATGTGTACAGCGGACCCTGACCGCCGCTCCCCAAGTGATCCGCCCGGCAGATCAGCTTAGCTGAGAGACAACCAACATCTTTGTGCACTCCCCCACccgctgtcacacacgtgcccttGTTATGCCGGCAACCACGTAGGGTGCATGTATGGGAGGAAGAGTGCGGAGACAGAGCCATAGGTGGACACCGACAGTTAAAGTATCCATGCACAGGGTAACGGGGGGGGTCGGACGGACACATTTAACAGTAGGGGGGACACCGCCAGGGGTTTCCTCACTCGTCCCAATATCGCAGACCGTTACCAACCCACACCCAATTGAGCACattggcctgacatcttgcagcatatttgatcgatacatgtgaccaatttcggcccgcAACTGGTCACATCGTCGATCGGGCATtctcttggtggcaccaattttcgtCCTATTTCATTATAATGATTGGATCGTATGGTCGATCAGcctccaagtcacctgatgtcaggcccggatttacaccacaggagcctataggcacagatgtcctggcacactaGACTTCGCCCTTCACAAACCTCCAAACCCCTGCCAAACCGCACTGCTAAAGTGCTCTctgtctcagctgtcacttctcccttgcccatcataagtagctacaggtgcccctttgtattaggtagccagaggtactctcagtattaagttgcccccgactgaagagagatctcatcagtgaaatgccgagagccgggtgagcaacctctcatttacactctgctcaggactttgCATAAAGAAGGAGGCACTCGAGGAGCATAGTGAGacacctttctatcatcaggcgcctgtaggcacgtgcctacattgccttatggtaaatccggccctgcctgatgtatggccaccttttgtgtatggccacctttactttctTTTGCAGGATCGATGGAATTTCTGCTTATCAACACTGAAGATGAAGCAAACTATTACGTATCTTCGGGAAAATGAAGGCAGAAGTCCAGAACATTTCTAATTGGAGAAGACAGCAGACTCTCTAATGAACCATGCAAGGCTATATCATGTGTCACTTTCTCTATCATCTAAATTCTCACCATTTTTCTCTATTCTGTATTAGGGAGATCAATAGTAAGTACTTCAGGTAAAGCTAAGCAGAAGAGGAAATACTAATAGAAGAATCTAACTTTGTGATCATTTCGGGTGACTACTCAGTGTGTGTTTTGGTGGTATCCCCCTGAAGGTAACATACTGCCCATTGACAGTTTGCCTTGCCCAACTGCCATTGCTATTTCTGGCTGCACTTTCCGGTTGTTACTgaactaaaaaagaaaaacaaaaaagttgctATCCACAACAAGTTCATCTGATCGGTGCAACATACGCTACATAACATTAGCTGGAATTATTTGAATGGCATTGCCCATCTCTGTTCTCTAGCAGGTTCTCAGCATGCGGCATGAGCACCCCTGGGGTACTTCTGATGCGTGCAAAGGGTACCTGTCATTCTGTGTGTGATATATTATTTTACAATGATAAATTACACATAGAAAACTAAGAGTTTATACCTCTGGAGAATGTTTGTAATGCATTTACCACTATAAAGGCCCGTACTTACTGGTAGATAGGTTGGGGGACCCCACAGCGATGTGGCCCGTCAAATGtgcgttccccgatccatcttcctacccatGGGAAAACGCGATGTCAGAGACGGCACACAATGGGCACAAACGAGAGTTCAAATGATCGTGGCACTCTGTGCCGGAGTTTTCTAAGATCTGAAAGATCCAATCCGCTGTGGCAGTTGAAATCACCTTGCGTTGCAAAATGTTGATTTCTTAATCACGCACAAGTATCCATGTCATTGAATCGCAGAAATGATCGCTCGTCACGCAAAAAACAGCTGGTCATGGGGAAAATTGCTTGAAAGATCACGACATGTACAGTAAATAGCTTAAAAAGGAACTTGAACCaaggatttaaaggggaacttcagcctaaaccaacatactgtcattaagttacattagttatgttaattaaaatagataggtaatataatctcttacccaccctgttttaaaagaacaggcaaatgtttgtgattttatgggggcagccatctttttcatgggggcagccatctttttggttgaaaggaggtgacagggagcatgagacacagttccaactgtcatgtgtcctgatcacccctcccagctgcacgcgttAGACTTCTAATCTCAAattcaaagtttaaaaaaaacaaatgtacaccttaaacagcagaaggagaacaacaacatcagaaatcccatcatgctttgcacagcatcaagggaaaaatgcccgggcagttttcttctgtgcagctaaaaatgaggattgggtaagaaaaacacagTTCTGAcgctgtgaacctgttaaagaaacaccaagccttttcagtgctgctgagtagatttttagtctggaggttcactttaacttcatccaaatcagtagctgatactcccttttccttgagaaatatttaccttttctggaatagatcatcaggggggtctgtgtggctgatattgtggtaaatccCCGCACACACTGTGAGATAtcctttgctgtctgtgaactttgttgtattataacagctttttccaactaccaaacatgcattatctccctctgtgcatagaactctcagtaacaaacattctgtacagatcgccAGGCAGAaataattgcttattgtttacaatatccattaatagattatttagtcagtgtttttgctcattgtaaaatctttcctctccctgatttacattctgaaatgtatcactggtgataACATCTTTTTATGGCCGTACTGCCATTGAATGCATACATGTCTAGAGGTCATTGCTGTGATGTTATAAATGCTAGGGCGAACTTGGCATTCATAATTGGATACATATTGAAAATCTGTTGAGAAACTTCGTCCTACTCAATTGTTTCAGGTTTCCAGCGATCATCTGCGTAAATGCTGAAGTGAGATGAGTTTGGgtggagttgtcctttaagcctgtaACTCCCCTCCCAGCATGTAATGGGCGCTCCGCCCTAGCGTGTATGTTGCGTGTGTGCTGTAGCAGGCGGGGCGTGTGATACCTCCTGGCCGGTGCCTGAGTATATAGGGCGATCCCCGGGCACAACATGCAGAGTGGGGGCCCCCAGATCAACAGGCTGCATGCGCGGGAGATCAGCAGCAGCTACACGGCACAGACTGGCGCTCTGATCTGCAGCTGCTGCCAGCCGGGCACTCCGCACTCTGGGACTGCTAGACGGGGCATGGAGAGGACTGTGACCCCAAGCCTCGCTCTCGCCGTGCAGCGCCGCTAACCAACTCTGCTGGACTTCCCTGTGCCCGACTCCTGCCCGGGAGAGACTTCTGCCCAGCTGTGCCCGACCCCTGCCCGGGAGAGTTCCCTGCCCAGCTGTGCCCGACCCCTgtcctgctgctgtgcccgatcCCTGCCCGGGAGACCCTCTGCTGCTGCGGGAACATGAATATCGTGCTGGAGTTTTTCCTGGTCACTTTTAAGGTCCTCTGGGCCTTCGTGATGTCCGGGGCCAAGTGGCTGGTGCGCCCCAAGGAGAAGAGCGTGTCCGGGCAGGTGTGCCTGATCACCGGGGCTGGCAGCGGGCTTGGCCGCCTCTTCGCGCTGGAGTTCGCCCGCCGCCGGGCTCAGCTCGTCCTATGGGACATCAATACGCAGAGCAACGAGGAGACGGCGGGCATGGTGCGAGAGATCTACCGGGAGCTGGAAGCCCAGGACGCTGCGAGGGGTGAGTGCGGTGCTAGTCCTGCAGTGCTTGCTCTTGCCTATGCCAATGTGCCCATTGCAGTGCCAGCCCTGCTATGAGTGCCTCCTATGCCAGTGTAGTGCCTGCTCTGCCCTATGCCAGTGTAGTGCCAGCCTTGCTATGAGTGCCTGCTCTGCCCTATGCCAGTGTAGTGCCAGCCCTGCAATGCTGCTCTTGCCTATGCCAGTGTGCCCAGTGCAGTGCCAGCCCTGCTATGAGTGCCTCCTATGCCAGTGTAGTGCCTACTCTGCCCTATGCCAGTGTGTCCAGTGCAATGCCAGCCTTGCTATGAGTGCCTGCTCTGCCCAATGAGAGAGCAGGCACTCACCAGTGAAGTGCCAGCCCTGTTATCACCACTGCTAAACTTCTTATAACTTTGCCCAAGTCTGCAGATGCAGAATCCAAGCTCACTCTTCCCTTTATATTGTGATGTTTGTGTTAGCATTGTGCTAACAACCCCACACTGTAAACACAGTGCCCAAGTCCAGCATGCATTTATTTCTAATCACTGTCTGGAAACTGTTGGGCAATTTAGTGTTCTTCCTATCAGATATCATCATTCTTACATAACTCCTGCACTCACATGTGCATGCTATTGTTTCCTCACATTATTCCTGCACATACTAAAAGTTGGTGTTTTTCCAAGTAACCCCTATTGGTGGTGACCTGCTAAGCCAAACGTTCTTCCCCCTCAAATGTAATAAACACATCTAGTTATGTTTGCCCATGCATGTTTTAACTCTCACCGCCCTTTTTACTTTcaaaaccttctataataattttgTGACAAATTCAAATACCCCTCAAGAGTACACATGCCACATGTTTGGTACCTGGGACATGCACCTCCACTGTGTCTTGAGTTCTTTGATATGTTGATGATAGCGTCCTGTATTTTTATATGAGTGAACTAGGAAAGCcaacagtttaaaaaaatgcaacttgCTTTCATATGGACAAAGTAATATGTGAGTGGTAAACAATTCAAACCTTCAAGATGTATTTTAAGATGATACACATCACATTTATACAGCATGTAATCAAAAAAGCTAAACTCAGGGGTATATACAGTATGCATGCGTAGACCCTGGGACCCAGATTATACCCTGATGTTAACATTATGTTAATCTATAACAAGAATGATCAAAAACCtcaaatctgtgtgtgtgtgtgtgtgtgtgtgtgtaaaaacaaaaaaaatctatcGCTCCTTTGATCGATCAACTACAGTATGGTTGCTAGAAAGTCGATCAACTAGTGGCTCACACATTACACGCAAGATCCCTCACTAATTGATCTGGACGATGTTATGCTTCCATGCTCTGAAATAAAAAATCCATTCTTTCGATCAGAATCATGTGAAACTGTATCCATTCCATTTACAATCAaccaatatttttttccctcctgcTCGTTTGAGTACATTCGACCAGAAATCTGCCAATTTCCATTGATTGTACAGAATTGATTCTCCTCCAATCTGATAAAATAATCAAAATGGTTGATTGTATCCTACAGGAAAACcaagtaatgtatgggtacctttacagaATTAATGGCTTGCTGATAGGGTTGTGttcgggcccattcacacttaaaattgCAAAAggctagcgattagcgttttgccgCATAGATTTTTACGTGATAAAcgtatattttaattttttggtTCTTTACTGGACATTTTCACGAAGGTTTGAACGATCGCGGTTAAAATACATTGCGATCTCTCTAAAATCACAATGCGGCATGTTTGCATTTAGCGCAGATCGCTGGCGATCGGGGCAGTGAGATCCCTACCATATAGATTACATTGCATTAGCGATAGCCGGTTATTAGCGGTAAATGGCTGCTAATCGCCCCAGcatgaaagggcccttactgttacTGATTCAGGGCTAGAGACTTGCAGGTGTCCTCCAGGCCGTCTGGAACGCCAGCCCAAGTAAACGGTTAAAAGCTTTTGATACACAGCACAACATTCATCATCCCGTCCAAGCAGCGCGCTACACAACAGATTTGCCTCAAAGCTGTAAAACTGTTTGGCCGTGCATTGTCTTGTTTTTTGATCAAAGCACAGTCACAGTTTGCATTGGACGCGATCCCGCTCCTTCTTGCATAAATAAATGCCCTCTACATCTGTTATTAGTACGACGTTTGAAGCTGCACATTTTTATAATGCATAAAGCCCTCCAAGCTGACGTCAGAGGATCTCGCTTGGTCAAGCAAAGCGCCCTTGTAAAGTAAATACTGTAGTGACTTTATGATGAATGTTGCACAACAATTTCTTGCCAAATGAAATCTAGATCATCTGTGAAATGCTGAAGACTCACCCTGTAtttcttctctctctttctccccccccccccccccccccctctttcctaTCTGTATGAATAGCCGGCAATCCTGCAGAGGAAGAGCCCCCATGTTCCAATCTCCAGGTCTATACGTACACGTGTGACGTAGGCAAGCGGGAGAGCGTCTACTCCACAGCCGAAAAAGTCCGAAGGGAAGTAGGCGACGTGTTTCTGCTGCTCAATAACGCTGGCGTTGTGTCGGGACACCATCTCCTCGAGTGTCCAGATGAACTGATTGAAAGGACTATGATGGTTAACTGCCATGCTCACTTCTGGGTAAGGTTCAGTATCTGTTACTAAGGAGTTCTTCCTAATTCTAGTACTGTGCTTCTGCTTGGCGATTCAAGAGACTTCCGGTCCTCAAGCTCATTACTTTTCTTTATATTCTCTGTAAGTTTAATAGTTTTTCTTCATG from Hyperolius riggenbachi isolate aHypRig1 chromosome 5, aHypRig1.pri, whole genome shotgun sequence encodes the following:
- the RDH10 gene encoding retinol dehydrogenase 10, which produces MNIVLEFFLVTFKVLWAFVMSGAKWLVRPKEKSVSGQVCLITGAGSGLGRLFALEFARRRAQLVLWDINTQSNEETAGMVREIYRELEAQDAARAGNPAEEEPPCSNLQVYTYTCDVGKRESVYSTAEKVRREVGDVFLLLNNAGVVSGHHLLECPDELIERTMMVNCHAHFWTTKAFLPKMMEMNHGHIVTVASSLGLFSTAGVEDYCASKYGAVGFHESLSHELKAADKDGIKTTLVCPYLVDTGMFRGCRIRKEIEPFLPPLKPDYCVKQAMRAILTDQPMICTPRLMYIVTCMKSILPFEAVVCMYRFLGADKCMYPFIAQRKQATNNNEAKNGI